The Coregonus clupeaformis isolate EN_2021a chromosome 37, ASM2061545v1, whole genome shotgun sequence sequence TTACCTTAGATGCACATTAGCAAAAATCCCTTTGCGGCCGCAAACCCGAAAGGAACAATAGATGCGGGGCGTTTTAGTTACTTGAATGCTCCTTGACGTCATGCAACCTTTATCGTGAACATCCTTTCATACAGCATCACAGTGAGGGATTCGCACAAGCAAATAACATTGAAGACAATGTCGAAATCGTGAGACAATGTGGTAGTCTGGGTTTTCATGATGTGCGTGATATGAAATTGACAAAATTACATGTTACAAAAAGTTATTCGTTTCTTACACTTCTGAGGGTTATCATTATAATTTTGAACCCAACTACAGTTTATCAGAGTAACAGTATGAGACTGACATTCTAGCATTTTTTTGACTACGTAAATCAAATACAGTTTATTCATTATCATACATAAGCAATAGCCTATATGTGTGCAGCAGGTGTGCATGGGTGTGCTTGCTTGCACGCGAGCAATGTGGAACACGCTTAAAAGAGATTTCGCATGGGGCTGCGAACCAAAAGCTGGaataagaacacacacactcctttgtAACTTCCCATGTTTCAATACAGCGACAGCATCTCTACAATGTTATATATATGACACCGATATGGAACCTGTGGGAGCTAAGTAAAACTAGATCCCTTTTAGCAACAGTTAGCCGTCACAAAACCTGTCAGGCCAACCGTCAACCGTCACAAAGCATGCCAGACCCTGTTTTTACACGGTTGACCACTCCTGCCTCGTCAAAATCACTTTTTATCAACCATTTGACTTGACCTCCTGCGTTTATCAGAGACCCTCATCTTCCTATCTTTTTATGCAAGATCAGTGCAGAATCATCTCTAAACAACTATACTCCGTCTATTTTGAAAAGGTTAATCATTATGCATGCTTTTGAGCACTTCATTGCAGTAAAGGGTGGCAATGGCACCATCTTGTGTTTTATGATGTCTCTTGCATCTTCATGAGACAATGCCAAACTGACACTAGGAGGCCTATGTGTTGCAATAAACAGGGAACAACCTATCTTTGCATTGCACGACTTCACGCGACTGAAAGTGTAATTGCATTGCATTTTACTGGCCCTGGATTTATCCACGAGTCCACGACCTTCATCCAGTTAAACTGAAGCAAACCTTAACCATATTGACATATTCAAACTATGATGTCACCACCAGTTTACATACTATTTCATCCACATCTAAAGGATAACCTAAGTCAGGATGTTGGCCAAGAAGGCTTGTATTATAAAGATTTAAAAAATGACCACTCTTTCTGCAACCCATCATGTTTCACCCACTCAATTACATAATCCTACAACCATTGTAGCCTATTCACCTCCTTGACTGACCTATGAGATCTCCAGCTCATTGAGTAACCATAGCCTCCTGCCCCTCCGGTTGCATAGCCAACACAAGTTTACCAAGAACACCTTTTCTCAACCTTAAGTTAATTTGTACCTTTGTTTTTTGTGATTTATTAGTATGTTGTTGCTGTGGGAGTAGATCCAACTATGTTATATATTGGTTACCTCAAAATGTAATGACACAGTTGCTTTCCTGAAATGTAGTAGGCCTATGTTGTTGCTACTGGGGTTTTATGAGAAGTGGTATGGTGGTTGTGGTCTCCTGTGATTGGCCATTGACAACAAACCCCCCTTTACAACATTGTCCCTCAGGTTGAGTTATGGGCCCTTTGTTAGACTTCACTCTATACCTTTAttttttctctctgctctctgagaATTTGCTGCCATACTAAAAGGATATAAGCATATCATATTTTGCTGTTTGGAATTTACTGTGTGAGTAATGTCTCACAATGTCTCACGTCATTTCTTTCATAAAATATTTAGACACCACACATTGAGTTGAACATGTTTTAATGGTGATGTGAAAGCAGGATATACAGTTTGCTAGACAGCATGAGCTTATGCATGCAGGGTGATTAAGATAACAACATATTTCTCATATTTCTCCATTACACTACTGTATTTGCATGTTAGGAGATAGTGCTGGCACATAAAATGCACACAGCCAAAGACTAACTTAATAACAGACAGCTTATCTCAATGAACACAGAAGGCAATTTGAAAAAAGATTATTGGTAGTACTTCATTTTACCATACATACATTACCAAGTATTTATACATGATAAATACACAACAATAACCATTTGGTACCAGGTACTATAGCTTCTAattgtgttgaattattttaaGTAAGCACCAGAACGTATACATTGATAATAAATACAAGGTAAATAAATACCAGtgttacagtactgtaaaaataaACTGCTACCATATTATTCCCTATACAGAAGGCACTGAAAAATGCAGGCGCAAGCTTAAATGTGCACTTATCTGCACTTATCTCACAACTTGAACAAAGACTCATAAACAATTCTAACCAATGCAAGAGTCATTGCAGCTTCAGTCAAATCTACCAACAGTAGATTGGGATGTCCCCATCCTAAATCAAAGGTAGAGTAGTGGAACAACAGGTTGAACTGTAGACGACATGTATACATACCATTGATAGTATAAGTAACTCGTTGGATAAATATATCCAGACATAGAGAGAATATCTATATTCGGCCAACAGCCATGTTAGATACATCTCACATACATAAAGTCACACAATTTTGCTTAAGCTTTGGTCACATGCACATTTTCATTTGCTCATGCTAATGATGAGGGGTCAGCTCAAGGGTTAGCTTTGCACCCCCCTGAGCTAGACACTGTTCCCAAGTCAGCCGTACAGAACTTTGTGCTTAGTGCTTTTTGGGCCCACAATGGCAGGGCCTTATAACCCTAGAACTCTTGAGCCGCCCGGTGGAGGCCAAAACTCTTTGACTCAGTCGCTCCCCAACTCGTCATACCTCTCCACCTTCCCCCCGCTGATGCAGCGCATGCACTGGCGGTAGCAGCTGACGATGCGTGACTGGCCCAGCTTGAAGGCCATGGACATGATGGCCATGCCCATGATGATGAAGACAAAGGTGAGCATGAAGTACTTGGGGTGGTTGGGCACGATGTCACCAAAGCCGATGGTGGTGAGGGTGATGAAGCAAAAGTAGTAGGCATCAAAGGTGTCAAACTCTGTCTCCCACAGGGGCAGGATGAGGCCTCCAAACAGGATGTAGGCAAACACCACCACCAGGATGAGGAGCAGCGGGACGTTCAGTTTGTCCATTTTGTCCCCGATGCCTGTGAAGTCCCAGATGGCAAAGCCCTTGGGCAAGGGGGGCATGCGGTCCAGCTCAGGGCAGGACAGGCTCCGCATCAGTGGGCCCTGCCTGTTGAAGTTCTCCCGTGCAATGATGCGGTCAAAGAGCTCTGTGTTGTTCCGCAGCTGGATGGACTTGCGCTTCACAGACTGCTGGCTGTGGAGGACCTGTCGGATGTCCATGGGCTCCCGGACCACCACCTCGTGGCTGAAGGTATAGGTCCTGTCCTGGAGGCCCCCGTGCCCTGGATTCTCTGTGTCCTGGGAGGAGGACCAGCTGCCGTATTGGGGCAACCTGCAGAAGAGAGTGTGCAGGTGGCGGTATGCCCTGGAGAGGAGCATGGCCAGGAGGTCTCCCACATCTGTGATAACCAGGAGCATTAGCGGGATACCCACCATGGCATACAGGATACAGACCACCTTACCAGGCAGGGTCACCGGATAGATCTCTCCATAACCTGAGACAAGAAGAGCAGCAGGGTATGGGGTCATACAGGTAGCTTACTTATTTCCCCCTCATATCCAAATATTCTCTTTTGTGACAACAATAATTTTGTGTCTAACTTCAAATTATATTGTCCGCTCCTAACATACAAAAAGTTATGTGTAGAAGATTGAAAGAATATAGTTTGTCAAACATGGTTGCCATCTGTTGGTCATTTCTATACACTGCATTTGCTGATGCTTCTCTCTGAGGGCATTCAGGGACAGATAACTAACTATATGCTCAGGCAGGGGTGTCATGCACTCATTATTTTATAGGGGAcacaaagtacgtgaggatggAGGTGGAAGGAAGTTGCAGAATTTctaatttttcaaacacctgaaacagctttctTTCTGCAATTTAGAGCCATACTCATTATGCCTaattctacagtgcattcggaaagtattcagacgcctttattttttccacattttgttacgttacagacttattctaaaatgaattaaatacttttttccctcatcaatcatcacacaataccccataaaggcaaagcaaaaacagtttttttgaaatttttgcaaatgtattaaaaacaaaaaacagaaatatctttttacgtaagtattcagaccctttgctatgagacttgaaattgagctcaggtgcatcctgtttccattgatcatccttgagatgtttgtacgacttgattggagtccacctgtggtaaattcaattgattggacctgtcgatataaggtcccacagttgacagtacatgtcagagcaaaaaccaagccatgaggtcgaaggaattgtccgtagagctccgagacaggattgtgtcgaggcaaagatctggggaagggtaccaaaaaatgtctgcagcattgaagatccccaagaacacagtggcctccatcattcttccaagactcttccaagaggtGGCCACATCGCCTAGCTGAGcaaacgggggagaagggccttggtcagggaggtgaccaagaacccgatggtcactctgacagagctccagagttcctctgtggagatgggagaatcttccagaaggaaaactctgcagcactccaccaatcaggcctttatggtagagtggccagacggaagccactcctcagtaaaaggaacatgacagcccacttggagtttgccaaaaggcaaaggtctcagaccatgagaaacaagattctgtggtctgatgaaaccaagattgaactctttggcctgaatgccaaccgtcacgtctggagtaaacctggcaccatcccgagggaaagatgaacggagcaaagtacagagagatccttgatgaaaacttgctccagagcgctcaggacctcagactggggcgaaaggcttcgggacaagtctctgaatgtccttgagtggcccagccagagaccagacttgaacccgatcgaacatcactggagagacctgaaattagctgtgcagcaactttcgccatccaacctgacagagtttaagaggatctgcagagaagaatgggagaaactccccaaatacaggtgtgccaagcttgtagcgtcatacccaagaagacttgaggttgtaattgctgccaaaggtgcttcatcaaagtactgagtaaagggtctgaatacttatgtaaatgtaatatttccgtttttaatttttaatacatttgcaaaaatgtctaaaaacctgtttttgctttgtctctatggggcattgtgtgtagattgatgatattattttttgttttattccatttttgaataatttggaaaaagtgaaggggtctaaatactttccgaatgccctgtatgtaaaaaatatgtagatttttctgcataggttaagacatacagtggggagaacaagtatttgatacactgccgattttgcaggttttcctacttacaaagcatgtagaggtctgtaatttttatcataggtacacttcaactgtgagagacggaatctaaaacaaaaatccagaaaatcacattgtatgatttttaagtaattaatttgcattgtattgcatgacataagtatttgatcacctaccaaccagtaagaattccggctctcacacacctgttattttttctttaagaagccctcctgttctccactcattacctgtattaactgcacctgtttgaactcgttacgtgtataaaagacacctgtccacacactcaatcaaacagactccaacctctccacaatggccaagaccagagagctgtgtaaggacatcagggataacattgtagacctgcacaaggctgggatgggctacaggacaatacgcaagcagcttggtgagaaggcaacaactgttggcgcaattattagaaaatggaagaagttcaagatgacggtcaatcaccctaggtctggggctccatgcaagatctcaccttgtggggcatcaatgatcatgaggaaggtgagggatcagcccagaactacacagcaggacctggtcaacgacctgaagagagctgggaccacagtctcaaagaaaaccattagtaacacactacgccgtcatggattaaaatcctgcagcacacgcaaggtccccctgctcaagccagcgcatgtccaagcccgtctgaagtttgccaatgaccatctggatgatccagaggaggaatgggagaaggtcatgtggtctgatgagacaaaaatatagctttttggtctaaactccactcgccgtgtttggaggaagaagaaggatgagtacaaccccaagaacaccatcccaaccgtgaagcatggaggtggaaacatcattctttgaggatgcttttctgcaaaggggacaggacgactgcaccgtattgaggggaggatggatggggccatgtatcgcaagatcttggccaacaac is a genomic window containing:
- the LOC121553538 gene encoding potassium channel subfamily K member 18-like; translation: MSVAVGKTRSSIENSRKCASKLWKLFPHAFLILSLVGYAVLGAVLFWYIEGGSVYRTEGEYHEFLGKLLRTIQNYPGNLSSNSSQEQHLVKKLKEEINGGFKSIWLQRPELWTFYGSLFFCCTVFTTVGYGEIYPVTLPGKVVCILYAMVGIPLMLLVITDVGDLLAMLLSRAYRHLHTLFCRLPQYGSWSSSQDTENPGHGGLQDRTYTFSHEVVVREPMDIRQVLHSQQSVKRKSIQLRNNTELFDRIIARENFNRQGPLMRSLSCPELDRMPPLPKGFAIWDFTGIGDKMDKLNVPLLLILVVVFAYILFGGLILPLWETEFDTFDAYYFCFITLTTIGFGDIVPNHPKYFMLTFVFIIMGMAIMSMAFKLGQSRIVSCYRQCMRCISGGKVERYDELGSD